AACGAATCGCCGCCGTGCTCGTCCTGTTGTTAGGAGCTGTGGTCCAAGCCGTTCAGGACCCGGCTCCGGTCCGCTTTGTGAAGGAGATCGAAGCCTTTGATGCCGCGGATGAGAAGACTCCGCCGCCGACGGGTGGAATCGTTTTCATTGGTAGCTCGAGCATCCGTCTGCTGGACATCCCGAAGTATTTTCCGGGGATCGAGGCGCTGAACCGGGGCTTCGGCGGTGCTCATATCTCGGATGTGAATCACTATCTCGAGCGCTGCCTGCTGCGTTACGAGCCGTCGCTGGTGGTCTTCTACTGCGGGGGGAACGACCTGTGGGACAAGAAGTCTCCGGACCAGGTGGAGGCGGACTTCAAGCAGTTCCGGACGCGCTTGTTCCAACGCGCGCCGAAGGCGAAGCTGCTGGTGCTGGCGGTGCGGCCGAGCCCGGCGCGGATCTCGATCCGCAAGGAGGAGCAAAACCTGAACGAGCGTTTCCAGAAGGCGGCGCAGGAGGATGAGCGGATCACCTACGTGGCGGGATCCTGTGATCGCTATCTGGATGAAGCGGGCAAGCCGATCCCGAAGTATTTCGTGGAGGACGGCCTGCACATGAGCCCGGCGGGGTATGAGGTATGGAAGGAGATTCTCACGCCGCTGCTGAGCGTGCCGGCGGGAGCGCGCTGAAGAAAATTTCTTCGCCACCCGTGTCACGTTCGTCGGGGCTATGTCGTCCGTGATGGTGAGCCGACGGCTCACCAGAAGATGAAATCACGAATCAATCACTACACGGCCGACCCCGCTTCCTTCCAAGCCATGCTTGCGCTCGAGAAGCATGTGACCACCAACGAGCTACCCTACAAT
The genomic region above belongs to Luteolibacter rhizosphaerae and contains:
- a CDS encoding GDSL-type esterase/lipase family protein, which translates into the protein MKRIAAVLVLLLGAVVQAVQDPAPVRFVKEIEAFDAADEKTPPPTGGIVFIGSSSIRLLDIPKYFPGIEALNRGFGGAHISDVNHYLERCLLRYEPSLVVFYCGGNDLWDKKSPDQVEADFKQFRTRLFQRAPKAKLLVLAVRPSPARISIRKEEQNLNERFQKAAQEDERITYVAGSCDRYLDEAGKPIPKYFVEDGLHMSPAGYEVWKEILTPLLSVPAGAR